One segment of Rattus norvegicus strain BN/NHsdMcwi chromosome 16, GRCr8, whole genome shotgun sequence DNA contains the following:
- the Tmem38a gene encoding trimeric intracellular cation channel type A isoform X1 yields the protein MSQGLWSCPGVTRWHPGCAPCCTVLGVTSWPTCFLGSPSLTTSATAPVSCWPPECGSGVALLSNLEQLLRGVWKPETNEILHMSFPTKASLYGAILFTLQQTRWLPVSKASLIFVFTMFMVSCKVFLTATHSHSSPFDVLEGYICPVLFGATWGGDHHHDNHGAPHGMGLGTQHSGLPAKAKEELSEGFRKKKTKKAD from the exons GGTCTGTGGAGCTGTCCCGGCGTCACCCGGTGGCATCCTGGCTGTGCGCCATGCTGCACTGTTTTGGGAGTTACATCCTGGCCGACCTGCTTCTTGGGGAGCCCATCATTGACTACTTCAGCAACAGCTCCAGTATCCTGCTGGCCTCCGGAGTGTG GCTCTGGCGTTGCCCTTCTGTCCAACTTGGAACAGCTGCTTCGAGGCGTCTGGAAGCCAGAGACCAATGAGATCCTACACATGTCCTT CCCCACTAAGGCCAGTCTGTATGGAGCCATCCTGTTCACCTTGCAACAGACCCGCTGGCTCCCAGtgtccaaggccagcctcatcttcGTCTTCACCATGTTTATGGTGTCGTGTAAG GTGTTCCTGACAGCCACTCACTCCCATAGTTCTCCATTTGATGTCCTGGAGGGTTACATCTGCCCAGTGCTGTTTGGGGCAACTTGGGGAGGCGACCATCACCATGACAACCATGGAGCACCACATGGCATGGGGCTAGGCACCCAGCACTCTGGCTTGCCTGCTAAGGCCAAGGAAGAGCTGAGCGAAGGCTTCAGGAAGAAGAAGACCAAGAAAGCGGATTAG